Proteins encoded within one genomic window of Candidatus Thermoplasmatota archaeon:
- a CDS encoding asparagine synthase C-terminal domain-containing protein: MVTDASMDATGLLNRLKGATRNIVGSEPAVAVAYSGGVDSSIIVAIALEFTEVRCYTCAIEGSFDSLKATEYAAEDGVDHLVISLREKELVGWVARASSLLGSADPVRIAYSIPILCVLEGCDEACVLAGNGADELFGGYAKYSYVEDPRSMMAVDLEKMQQEARLLEALAIARRKRIGFPFASKEVVSFAEQTPLEEKVNYSGRKLVLREAARMMGLHSHDRPKKAAQYSSGILKAMERISRRERLELCEWTARISQD; the protein is encoded by the coding sequence ATGGTCACTGATGCGTCCATGGACGCAACCGGGCTTCTGAACAGACTGAAAGGAGCGACTCGAAACATAGTTGGTAGCGAGCCTGCCGTCGCTGTGGCATACTCGGGGGGAGTAGACAGTTCGATAATAGTTGCCATTGCCCTGGAGTTCACCGAAGTTAGGTGCTACACCTGTGCGATTGAGGGGTCTTTCGATTCACTCAAGGCGACCGAGTATGCGGCAGAGGACGGCGTAGATCACCTTGTGATCAGTCTTAGGGAGAAGGAGCTTGTAGGTTGGGTCGCCAGGGCGTCGAGCTTGCTCGGCTCGGCCGATCCTGTCAGAATAGCATACTCAATTCCCATTTTGTGCGTGCTAGAAGGATGTGATGAAGCGTGTGTGCTGGCTGGCAACGGGGCTGATGAACTGTTCGGAGGGTATGCGAAATACTCATACGTTGAGGATCCTCGCTCAATGATGGCCGTAGACCTCGAGAAGATGCAGCAGGAAGCGCGACTGCTGGAAGCACTCGCAATTGCCAGAAGGAAAAGGATTGGGTTTCCATTTGCCTCGAAGGAGGTCGTCTCATTTGCTGAGCAGACGCCTCTTGAGGAGAAGGTGAACTATTCTGGCAGGAAGCTTGTTCTGAGGGAGGCTGCCAGGATGATGGGCCTTCATTCACATGACAGACCGAAGAAGGCCGCTCAGTACAGCTCTGGGATACTAAAAGCGATGGAGCGGATTTCACGCAGAGAACGGCTCGAACTATGCGAGTGGACCGCAAGGATATCGCAAGATTAA
- a CDS encoding bifunctional folylpolyglutamate synthase/dihydrofolate synthase, with protein MDYREFTDWMFRLERFGIKLGLENVTEFLSKIGKPHLDFKSVHVTGTNGKGSVCEFASEILSKHGFRVGLYTSPHLVNFRERIIVGGKEIPEEDVLRIGMQLKQVMEEMVSEDKEKQLTFFEFTTGMAFKHFSEKKVDIVVAEVGMGGRLDATNVIGPEVAAITRIGLEHTNYLGSTIPDIAREKAGIIKTDIRVVTCERNQEALSVIESACKRKGATLKRIGKDFDVNNVRQSLNGTKFDYAGGRRLTGLRTHMLGAYQAENAACAIAIAEELAKRSIFVADDDIKKGLLSARLSGRLDIVSRDPLVVLDGSHNPDGVATTVSVLMHLKTMPLTYVLGCMDDKDVRGIVKALAPSAAKIICTQVKYKRAFSVRALQSIVSEEFGGPSETVEEPNEAFERGIAEIVGTGMCVIGSLYLVGEALSWWQSSEKGRRHAPHKV; from the coding sequence ATGGATTACAGAGAATTCACTGATTGGATGTTCAGACTCGAGAGATTCGGCATTAAGCTCGGACTCGAGAACGTCACGGAATTCCTGTCCAAGATCGGCAAGCCTCACCTGGATTTCAAGTCGGTTCACGTAACGGGAACGAACGGCAAAGGGTCTGTTTGCGAGTTTGCATCCGAGATACTGAGTAAACACGGTTTCCGGGTGGGGCTCTACACATCACCCCACCTCGTGAACTTCCGGGAGCGAATCATTGTCGGTGGAAAGGAAATCCCAGAGGAGGATGTCCTTCGCATAGGCATGCAGCTAAAACAAGTGATGGAGGAGATGGTCAGTGAGGACAAGGAGAAACAGCTCACCTTCTTCGAGTTCACAACCGGCATGGCGTTCAAGCATTTCAGCGAGAAGAAAGTGGACATTGTCGTTGCCGAGGTGGGCATGGGCGGGCGCCTAGATGCGACGAATGTCATAGGCCCAGAGGTGGCAGCGATAACACGGATCGGTCTAGAGCACACCAACTACCTGGGTAGCACGATTCCGGACATAGCTAGGGAAAAGGCAGGAATTATCAAGACTGACATCAGAGTCGTCACATGTGAGCGCAACCAGGAGGCGCTTTCTGTAATCGAGAGCGCCTGCAAGAGGAAAGGGGCGACGCTCAAGAGGATAGGCAAGGACTTCGATGTCAACAACGTTCGACAGTCTCTGAACGGGACGAAGTTCGACTATGCTGGAGGACGAAGGTTGACCGGGCTGAGAACGCATATGCTGGGAGCATACCAAGCAGAGAACGCCGCATGCGCCATCGCGATAGCGGAGGAACTCGCGAAGAGGAGTATATTCGTGGCTGACGATGATATCAAGAAGGGGCTCCTTTCCGCGAGGTTGTCCGGGAGATTGGACATCGTCTCGAGAGATCCGCTCGTGGTTCTCGACGGCAGTCACAATCCAGATGGAGTCGCGACAACCGTCAGTGTGTTGATGCATCTGAAGACGATGCCGCTCACTTATGTGCTTGGCTGCATGGACGACAAGGACGTACGAGGCATAGTGAAAGCGCTCGCACCCTCGGCAGCGAAGATAATCTGCACCCAGGTGAAGTACAAGAGGGCGTTCAGCGTGAGGGCACTCCAGAGCATCGTCAGTGAGGAATTCGGAGGACCGAGTGAGACGGTCGAGGAGCCGAATGAGGCCTTTGAGCGCGGCATTGCGGAGATAGTTGGCACAGGGATGTGCGTGATCGGCTCTCTTTACCTTGTGGGAGAGGCTCTTTCTTGGTGGCAGTCCAGTGAGAAGGGAAGAAGGCACGCCCCGCACAAGGTATAA
- a CDS encoding GTP-binding protein: MAEDDLMKVKVCFIGDAGVGKTSLIKRFVLDVFDDRYIATIGTKVTKKIVDVEGPQGQAKVMMLVWDIMGQKGFRELLREAYFFGAHGAIAVCDLTNKESLEELRYWIKALTDVAGDVPIVFAGNKADLENDRVIKEQDLEELAAKYKAKALLTSAKTGQNVESVFKALALAMSEKMKSQ, encoded by the coding sequence ATGGCTGAAGACGACCTGATGAAAGTCAAAGTTTGCTTTATCGGAGATGCCGGCGTAGGCAAAACGAGCCTAATCAAGAGATTCGTGCTTGACGTGTTCGACGATAGGTACATAGCCACCATCGGCACGAAGGTAACCAAGAAGATCGTGGACGTCGAGGGCCCCCAGGGCCAAGCCAAGGTAATGATGCTCGTCTGGGACATCATGGGTCAGAAGGGGTTCAGAGAGCTTCTGCGTGAGGCCTACTTCTTCGGTGCTCATGGTGCGATAGCCGTGTGCGACCTCACGAATAAAGAGAGTCTCGAGGAGCTTAGGTACTGGATAAAGGCATTGACAGATGTCGCCGGCGATGTCCCGATAGTCTTCGCGGGGAACAAGGCGGATTTGGAGAACGACCGGGTCATCAAGGAGCAGGATCTGGAGGAACTGGCTGCCAAGTACAAGGCAAAGGCTCTCCTGACCAGCGCCAAGACCGGTCAGAACGTCGAGAGCGTGTTCAAGGCCCTTGCGTTGGCCATGTCCGAGAAGATGAAGTCGCAGTAG